In the Thermoplasmatales archaeon genome, AAAGCTTAGATCGGAGGAATTTTCGAAAGAGGCGGCGAAGTATTCAATACAGTTCCATGGAGGTTATGGCTTCTTTGAGGACTTTGGCGTTGAAAAATTCTACAGGGACTCCTTTGGTCTTCCGATACTGTTCAGCAACTATGAGGGAGACAAACTGAGACTATCAAGCATGGTATTCGGCGATAAATCTGGATACATTTGAATAATTTTAAAAATAATTATCTATCACTTTATAATTACATTCAATGGCTGGAGAATTATTGGAGATAGATAAATTCGGGAGAATATACATACCAGCACGCCTCCGCGCACACATTAACACTAAACTGGTTGCCTCGAAGATCGGGTCGCAGTTGGTTATCCTTTCCCTTCCAGAAGGACTCAACGAGGTCGAGACCACTCTGGAAGAATCTGCATTCAAGAACCAGACTTAAGAACTTTTTAAAGCGATCGGATCGTAGATTGGTACGGATAGAAAAAGTATATTATCTAGAAAGAAATAAATATTTTAACGTCCAGCCTCCTGATATCTGTCTTGATGGGCAAGACAATTCCGCTGGATTGAGTGGTGATGTTTAGCATGAAGACGGCAAATTTGAAGGAGCTTAACAGAAAGGAGATTAAGGCGATTAGGAAAATGGTTAGGAAGGGAGTTGAAGTTCCGGACATCTGCAAAGAATTTGACATCCCTCCGGAAGAGTGGAGAGAACTGGCAATAAAGTATGATCTCTTGAAATAACTCTTTTTTTAGATAACCAAAGGTTCTTAGCCTACAACCTCCCGCAGTTCAATTCACAGTATTTCCGAACCGAGTTAAGTTTTTAGACAGCAATAGCTATCCTTATTCGGAGAAAAGGAAAAAGTGGCCGTCCGCCCACAGTCTTTATTCAGGACTGTTTGCGGGTTCTTTCCTTTCTCTCTACGTTATTCACCATCACGGTACATGATTCACTCAACTCTATGAGATACTTCTTGAAGCTCACCTTCTCATGATAAAAAAGATACCAGATTGTTACAGATCCAGTTACGTTCAGACAGCATGAGCATGGAGAAAGGTTTAAATAGGGTGAGAGTCCAGAGAGAGGGATTTTTTAACCTCTTTCCAGTTCATGAGGTGATGATATGGTAGGCAATGATACGTAAAGGACAAAGGAGGAGAAAACAAAGATCGTCATGGCGGTCCGGCAAACTCATCAAACACAATGTGGCGTCCTCTACATTCGAATGGAGGGATGAGTTCATCTCTGCCGGTACATCCGCAATGGAATAGGGCAATTCGACCAAGATACTCATACGCGCTATCTACAGTGGCCCAAACTCCTTGTGACTCGCACTATTATCTACTTTCCGTGATAAGAACAGTTTATGTTGCACGAATCCCGGATTATCAAAAAAGTCTTTTCCAATAAGAGCTTACGCAGAATGACGTTTTAGTATACCTGTTCTGCCTCATTTGTCACCTTCCAACTGCTTCAATTCCTTCATTTCTTTTATGAGTTCCAGATTCCCAGGGCGTATTTTTTTCAATTCAGCTTCTTCGACCTTTTTCATATATTCCTCTACCGCATCCTGGTACAGATTCTCCACAGCGACCTCTAGAAACTCGAACCAGTCCATTCCCATTTTCTCCACGCTTCTCCTGTAGATAGTTTCTATCGGTCTGTAGCTCTTTGCGTTTTCGATGAGCTGATCTGTTTCCCGTACCATACTAGTAGAGAGATGCTCTGCCTGCTTTTTGATGTATTTTGGACTGGCCTGTGCGAGGATCGGATCCACTTTCCCTTTCTCATCTATCTGCTTATCTATTTCGATGTCGGCCAATATTTTCCGTATAGTTTTCGTTGATATTCCTGTGTCGCTTGCAATCTTGTCCACAGTTTCCCCAGCCTTGAAAGCGTTTATGATGTCCGCCTTCTGTTTCTCGGAAATGATCTTAGGCATACAGACATGAATGAAAGGAGGTTATATTATAATTTTCATTTTATATACCTAGTTTATTTCCCTAAGTTTATTTCCCTAGTTTTCGGTTTATTTCCCTTTATTTCCCTAGGTCTCTCACTTTTTTGGATTTATTTCCCTTTATTTCCCTAAATCTTTTATTTCCCTAACTAAATAATTAGCTATTTTCCTATCTTTTGCTACACTAGGGAAATAAACTATTTTTATTTCCCTAAGTTTATTTCCCTTTATTTCCCTAGTCATACTTCTATTTCCCTAACTAAATAATAGGCTATTTTTCTGCGTTCCTGAGTAAAAAAATTATATGGGTGTATTTTTATTTCCCTGTTTATTTCCCTTTATTTTCCACTTTATTTCCCTTTTACCTATATACGTAGTATAATGCACCCTTTTTTCCCGACATAAGATTTGCAGTTTCTGGAAGTTTGGATCGGAAAAAAGTAGTGGGGAAATAAAATGTAAAAACATAATGGTTCAAAGGTTAAGGAGGAATGAATTCTCATATCAGAACGAGAACATAAAGAACACCAATATGTCAAACCTTCCTTATCCTTACATGTTCGCTTTGATTCCATTCTTCACCATAGTTAAGAGATCAGACTCGTTCAAGTAAGGTCTCTAGACCTACTCTTTTCTCTCAAATAGACGAACTATTGACTTACCCGTAATTCTCTCTTATAACTGATTAAGCTCTGCTCGAAGATAGAGATCGCACCTTTTCCCATTCTCAATGTTCTCCATTCAGTTTTCCTTTTTTAAACACTCGATAAATATTATTTGTACGCTCACTTAAATGATTGTGCAGATCGTCAAGAATTCAAATGTGAATGGAGAATGTGCGACAGACGGAAATGAAAAATCGCCACCGCAGAATCACTGTCCCTCGAGATAGTTCAGGAGTCAATTGTGATGTTTGTTTCCTTCATCCTCCATGTACGATCGTGAAGAGACATTTACAGTTCGTTACATTCATTGGTATCTTTTTCATTAGATATCAAATGAATTTCTATAAACCATAGATAAATATTTCGGCCAATTAGGAAGGGAGCTAAGAATAAATTATCGTATTATTCAGATAATTATCTTCGGAGATACTGATTCACGGAAAAAAAAAGATTTATCAGTGAGTACGTTATCAACTATCCCAAACAAAAACTATCGGGGGGCTGTAGCTTAGCTAGGTAGAGCGCCTGGCTCATAACCAGGCGGTCACTGGTTCGAATCCGGTCAGCCCCATTTCACACAAGGGGATATAGATAAGACGAAAAAAGTTTACCCTTTATATACTTAAATATAAATAATAAAATATTAATGACCTGTGTTTGTCTTACACACCTTATATAGTTCAATTAATATTTTAACAATCTTAGTTTTTGGGTTAAGTCTTGATCCAGTCCTTATTTTATCCTTGACTTTCCACAAAGCCATTTTTGATATTCCCTTATCCTTAACATCCTTAGGCTTCGATTAAATCTATTTCTTCTTGTGTCAGACCATAAAATGAGTATATCTCGTGGTCTATCACCTTATTTATCTTGTTAATTTGGTCTTCAATCTTACTCTGTTCAACTGTTCTCTTATCATGAATTTCTAACAATTTCCTGTTGAGTGAGAGAATGTCTTTTAC is a window encoding:
- a CDS encoding division/cell wall cluster transcriptional repressor MraZ, which gives rise to MAGELLEIDKFGRIYIPARLRAHINTKLVASKIGSQLVILSLPEGLNEVETTLEESAFKNQT
- a CDS encoding helix-turn-helix domain-containing protein; this translates as MPKIISEKQKADIINAFKAGETVDKIASDTGISTKTIRKILADIEIDKQIDEKGKVDPILAQASPKYIKKQAEHLSTSMVRETDQLIENAKSYRPIETIYRRSVEKMGMDWFEFLEVAVENLYQDAVEEYMKKVEEAELKKIRPGNLELIKEMKELKQLEGDK